CAGTAACTATTTTAAACAGACCTATGTCGCCTGTTCTGTCAACGTGGCAGCCGCCGCAGAGCTCCACGGAGAATCCGGGAACCTCAATAACGCGCACAGTGTCGCCGTATTTCTCACCGAAGAGAGCCATAGCCCCCTTCTTCATGGCAGCTTCCTTGGTCTCCAGAGCGGCGCTTACGCCCCTGTTTTCCATTATGCGTCTGTTGACTATTTCTTCTATTTTTTCAATCTCTTCCGCTGTAACCTGAGTGTAGTGGCTGAAATCGAAACGGAGCCTGTCCGGGGAAACCATTGAGCCCGCCTGACGGACATGATCCCCAAGCACCATCTGAAGCGCCTTGTGGAGAAGGTGAGTAGCTGTGTGGTTGCGTTCCGTTGCCTGTCTGGCTTCTTCGTCCACAGCGGCGAAAACCTTGTCACCTGTTTTTATGGAACCGACTTCCACCACTCCCTGATGAACAATCAGCCCGTCACCGAACTTTTTGGTATCAGTCACACGGAAAAGCGATGTGGCTGTCCTGATAACGCCCTTGTCGCCGGTCTGGCCGCCGCCTTCGGGGTAAAACGGGGTCTGTTCAAGGACAATCTCCGCCTCTTCGCCGTCCTTTATCATGTCGCAGGTATCGCCGTTTCTGATGATGACGCTTACTGTTTCTTCCGCCTCAAGCTGCTCATATCCCACAAACTCGGATGAGATTTTTGATTTGAGCTTCCTGTATATAGTGGATACGCTCTCCTCTCCGCTTCCTGCCCATGACTTTTTCGCCCTTTCCTGCTGTGCGGCCATTTCAGCGTTAAAGCCCGTGACATCAAGCTCAAAGCCTGCGTCCTCGGCTATATCGGTAAGCAGATCCGTCGGGAATCCGTATGTATCGTAAAGTCTGAAAATTTCTGTTCCGGGAATGAGTTTCTGAGCCTGATACTTAACAAAAAGCTCATCAATAAGCTTCATTCCGATGGCAAGGGTTCTGCCGAACTGCTCTTCCTCTGTTGAAACAACCTTCTGGACATAGCTTTTCTTGTCCGCAAGCTCGATGTAATGCCCTTTCATGAAGTCCGCAACGAAGCCGCAGACCTTATTGAAGAATGTGCCTTCAAAACCGAGCATTTTGCCGTGGCGCATCGCTCTTCTCATTATTCTGCGGAGAACGTAGCCTCTGCCTTCGTTTGAGGGGAGAACACCGTCAGAGATAAGGAAAGTGGTTGAACGCGCGTGATCCGCAATAACCCTGAGGGAAACATCACTCTCCTTGTCTGCGCCGTATTTAACTCCGGCAAGTTCCGCCGTGAACTGTATTATAGGCTGAAAAATATCAGTGTCGTAGTTGCTGGTAACACCCTGAACAACAGAGGCGATGCGCTCAAGCCCCATGCCTGTGTCTATACTGGGTTTGGGAAGCGGTGTCATAGTGCCGGAGGCATCACGGTTGAACTGCATGAAAACAAGGTTCCAGAGCTCAAGGTGGCGGTCACAGTCGCAGTTGCGGTCACACTCAGGGCGTCCGCATCCTGTGCCTTCGCCCTGATCTATGTGGATCTCCGAACAGGGGCCGCAGGGGCCGGTATCGCCCATTGACCAGAAGTTGTCCTTCTCGCCTCTGCGCTCTATGTTTTCTTCCTTAACGCCGATGACATCGCGCCAGATTTTAAACGCTTCCTCATCATCAAGGTATATAGATACGAACATTTTATCAGCGGGAAGACCCATACGGTTCACAAGGAAGTCCCAGCCGAATTTTATGGCATCCTCTTTGAAGTAATCGCCGAAGGAGAAGTTGCCGAGCATTTCAAAGAATGTGTGATGGCGTGATGTTCTGCCTACGTTTTCAAGGTCGTTGTGCTTTCCGCCCGCGCGCACAACCTTCTGGCATGTGGCCGCTCTGGTGTAGCTGCGTTCGTCCAGCCCAAGGAAGGTGTCCTTAAACTGGTTCATTCCTGCGTTGGCGAAAAGAAGCGTGGGGTCATTATGGGGAACGAGAGAGGACGAAGCTACAACCTCATGCCCCTTCTCCTTAAAATATTCAAGAAACTTAGCTCTGATCTCGCTGCCTGTCATCTATGTTCTCCTTATCTTTGAATCCGCTGAGGTAATCCTCCCACTCAAGGGGGAGCAGGTATTTCTTTTTACTGTTGCATTCCTTGCAGGCGGGAACAACATTTCCCTTAGTGCTCATTCCGCCTCTGGCTATGGGCACTACGTGATCCATAGTTATCTCCTCAGGAGGAAATTTCCTGCCGCAGTAGTGGCATATGCCCTGATCAACCTTGCCGCGCCACCATTGTTTGCGCCGCAGTTCACGGGCTTTTTCTTTCTCCCTGCGGATATGCTTTTCATCCGCAGTATCAAAAAAGTGTATGTCCATTGTATATCCGAAAACTCAGCAAAAGCACATAGGTACGCATGTGCCTGTTTATGTAATCGATGAGTATATAATAGAGGTTTAACATTATCAATACCTTAATTTAAAAGCCTTTCAGCATTCAAAATCCTTGATTGCCAAATATTTAACACAGCGGTATAAAAAAATGCCAAAAAAATGCAAAATCATTACGATTTTCTATAGATCAGAAACAAGTAATCCGCTAGAATCCGTTTGCCTTTTTCAGACCACAAAATAACCTTGGAGGGGTTTATGAAAACCGAACATACCGGACTTGAGGAGTACGGTTTCAGGAACCTGGCTCGCATAAACTGGAATCTGCCTACGCCCGCCCTGTATGAGCAGATCATTATGAGAAAGGAAGCTATCCTCTCTCATCTCGGCCCAGTTGTAGCCAGAACCGGACACCATACCGGCCGCTCGCCTAACGATAAATTCGTGGTGGATGAGCCTACTACGACCAACGATGTATACTGGTCAAAGGATAACAAAAAATTTACCGAAGCGCAGTTTGACAAGCTCTTCAGCAAAATGGCCTCATACCTGCAGACGAAAGAGGTTTTCGTTCAGGAATGCTACGCAGGTGCAGACGCAAACACCAGACTGAAAGTGCGCGTTGTAACCGAAACAGCATGGCACAGCCTTTTTGCGAGAAACATGTTCATCACAGAAAGGGATCAGGAAGTTCTTAAAGACTTCGCACCCGATTTCACAGTGGTAAACTGCCCCCGCTTCCACGCAATTCCCGAAGAGGACGGAACAAATTCCGAAACCTTCATAATAGTAAACTTTAAAAGAAAAATCGTCATCATCGGCGGTACAAGCTATGCGGGAGAGATCAAAAAATCGATCTTCACCGTTATGAACTACCTGCTCCCCAAACAGGGCGTAATGAGCATGCACTGCTCCGCCAACATAGGCGAAGAAGGGGATACGGCTGTATTCTTCGGTCTTTCAGGAACGGGCAAAACCACCCTTTCCACAGATCCCGAAAGATACCTCATCGGCGACGATGAGCACGGCTGGAACAATGACGGCGTTTTCAACATAGAAGGCGGCTGCTACGCCAAGGTTATCAACCTTTCCAAAGAAGCAGAGCCCGATATTTACGAATGCACAAGAAAATTCGGCACTATCCTTGAGAACGTTGCCGTTGATATGACTTCAAGAGCAATCGACCTTGACGATAACAGCCTTACGGAAAATACAAGGGCATCCTACCCCCTGAGCCAGCTTCCTAAAATTGTGGAATCAGGCAAGGGCGGACATCCCAACAACGTAATTTTCCTTACTTACGATGCGTTCGGAGTGCTTCCTCCCGTTTCAAGGCTCAGCATTCCCCAGGCTATGTACCACTTCATCTCCGGCTACACAGCAAGGGTTGCAGGCACTGAAAAAGGGGTTACAGAGCCCAAAGCTGTTTTCTCAACATGCTTCGGCGCGCCTTTCATGGTATGGCATCCCTCCGTTTACGCAAAACTCCTCGGTGACAAGGTCAAAGAGAAAAATGTTCAGTGCTGGCTTGTTAACACAGGTCTCACAGGCGGACCTTACGGAGTGGGCAAACGTTTCTCCATCAAGTACACAAGGGCGATAATAAAAGCTATCCTCACAGGTGAGCTCAACAAAACTGAGTTCAAAACCGATCCCATTTTCGGATTCGGCATCCCTCAGTTTATCCCCGGCGTACCCGCGGAGGTTCTTGATCCCTCCTTCGGATGGTCGAGCAGACAGGCATACGATGATATGCACAGAAGCCTCGCCTCCAAGTTTGCCGAGAACTTCAAAAGATTTGAAGACGGTATGGATCCCGAAATTACAAAAGGCGGACCTACCCTTTAATGAATACGAAGCGGGCTTAACAGCCCGCTTCACTTTTTTATCTGTTTATTTCTTTGAAAGCCTCGTTGAAAAGACAAACCTGCCCGCTGGATGTATTGTCACCGACACTTCCGCAGCCTTGTTAGCCGAATCGTAATAATATCTTATAATCTTAAGCGCCGGAGTTGAGGCATCCGCCTGAAGGACATCAACAAGATGTTCCGGCACTGTTACTGCGTATATGTCCTGTTTTATACTTGAGATCCTTCTTCCGTACCTTGTTTCAAGAAGAGAGCTGACAAGCATTTCGGGAGACTCTTCCATAATAGCAGGCAGCTCGGTGTAGGAAGGATCAACATAAACATCAGTCCACCCCACAGGCGGAGTATCGCCCTCGTCAAGCCTCAAGCTAGATATGCGGAGCTTGCGCACGCCGGGGGAACAGGCAATCTCTTTACTGAGTGTCTGATCAACTACAATAGTTTCTATTTTCTGAACAGAACGTTTGTGCCTTGTACCGAAGTCAGAGAGTTCTTCCTGCGATGCCAGTGAATAGCTGTATTTAGAGGATGTGGAGGCTTCTTCTATTTTAGTTCCTGCTTTTTTATTTCTGGATACAAGCCCAAGCTCCTGAAGCTCTCTTATCGCCGCTCTGATTGTGTGGCGGCTAACCTGAAATTCTTTGCATAACTCCATTTCAGTGGGAAGAAGAGAGTCCTTCGGATAGTGACCGGAGGCAATTCTTTCAGCAAGAATGCGTGCGGTCTGCACGTAAAGTGCTTCTTTCATTATGTTTTCACCTTATCATTTGTTTCTGAGAAATAAGATAACAAGTAACTTGACAGAATGTCCAGTCATAATATAGTATATTATGTACGTACAAATTTTATTGTATGGACATGCGCAGTCCAAACAGGAGCAGATCTGATGATGAACAACAAACATCAATCAACAACCGTAATGGATTCTATCCTTTACAGAGATGCATTCGGAACTTCGGAGATGAGGGATATTTTCTCCGACTTTTCGCTGATCAGACGTTATGTGGAGGTGGAAACTGCACTTGCCAGAGCAGAGGCAAAATGCGGAGTCATACCTGCTGATGCGGCACAGAAAATTACAGAGCTAGCCGACATTGAAAAGCTTGATTATGACCTTCTGCGTCAGGAGACAGACATAGTCGGTTACCCTATTCTCCCTCTGGTGCATCAGCTTGTGAAGCAGTGCGGTGAAGCCGGCAGATACATCCACTGGGGAGCTACAACGCAGGATATAATGGATACGGCAGTTGTTCTTCAGGTTCGTGACGGGCTTGAAGTAATCGAGCGTGACATCAATGAGCTGCGCAGAATTCTTACATCACTCACAGAGCGATATAAAGACACAATCATGGCGGGGCGTACCCACCTTCAGCATGCGCTTCCCATCACCTTCGGTCATAAAACATCCATCTGGCTTGCAATGTTTGACAGGCACTCAGAAAGGATAAAACAGCTCCGCCCCAGAGTCCTCACGGGAGAATTCGCAGGGGCAGCAGGAACACTTGCATCTCTTGATAATAAAGGACTTGAAGTTCAGAAAGCACTTATGGACGAACTAGGTCTCGGCGTGCCGCAGTCAACATGGCATGTGGCAAGGGACGGTTTTGCCGAAGCGCTGAATTTTCTCGGTCTGGTGACAGGCACTATGGGGAAAATTGCCTACGATGTGATGATTATGGCATCCAATGAATTTGGTGAGGTTTTTGAACCCTTCGTCACAGGAAGAGGCGCCAGCAGCACAATGCCCCAGAAACGCAACCCTATTTCAAGCGAATTGATGCTTGCCAGTGCCAAAGGGGTGAGGCAGCACGCAGGACTTATGCTCGACTCCATGATTCAGGACTTTGAAAGAGCAACAGGTCCATGGCACACGGAATGGATAGCAATCCCTGAAAGTTTCGTACTCACAGCCGGAGCGCTCAAACAGGCAAAATTTATGCTTGGTGGGCTTATTGTTGATGAAGACAGAATGAGGAAAAACCTTGATATAACAAACGGGTTGATAGTGGCTGAGGCTGTTATGATGGGTCTTGCCCCCTATACGGGAAGGCAGCAGGCACACGATATTGTTTATGCAGCGTGCAGAACAGTGAATGAGAAAGGCGGGAGTCTTTCTGAAGCACTTGCCGATGTGCCGGAAGTCACTGCTCACCTTAAACGTGAGGAGATAAATGAACTCACTAATCCGGCAAACTATCTCGGTGTAACCTCTGAGATGATCGAGCACACTCTTGCTTACTCAAAAAAGCAGGGCTTTTAATTCATTTAACGACAATCGGACCGGGAGGTCAATATGTCAGGTAAATTAAAAAGTTCATTATCAGCGGCAGTTCCACTTGCGGTCCTTGCTGTATTATGGTTAATTCCTGCTCCGGAAGGGCTTACGGCTCAGGCATGGCACATGTTTGCCATATTCATCGCAGTTATCATAGCTATACTCACACAACCTCTTCCCTCCGGTGCAATAATGCTCATAGGTCTTTGCGTTGCAATCGTAACAACCACTCTTTCGCAGGCTAAAGCCCTTGCAGGTTTTGCCAGCGGCACTGTATGGCTTATTTTCAGCGCATATGTGCTTTCTCTGGGATTCGTGGAAACAGGGCTGGGACGACGCATAGCATACAAGATGCTCTCAATGTTCGGCGGCAGCAGCCTTGGTATAGCTTACGCCCTCGGAATAGCGGATCTGTTCATAGCACCCGCCACACCTTCTGTGACTGCACGTTCCGGCGGGGTTATCCTGCCTATAGCAAAATCAATAAATGATGCACTGGATTCCAAGCCGGGTCCCACAGGCAAGAAGATAGGCGACTTCCTTATTCTCTCCTGCTTCCAGATCACCCCTGTGACCGGTGCTATATTTATGACAGGGATGGCGGCAAACCCCCTTGCCACTAGCCTTGCAGAAAAGACGCTTGGTATAGAGATAACTTGGGCGGGCTGGGCAGCGGCGGCTATTGTCCCCATGCTTCTGTGCTTTGCCGTTACTCCTTATGTTATTTACAAGCTTGTTAATCCGGAAATGAAACACACGCCGGAAGGCAAGGAGATGGGCAAAAAATCCCTTACATCTCTGGGTTCAATGAGCAGGAAAGAGGTAGCCCTCACAATCATATTCCTTCTGGCTCTTCTTGGTTGGGCAACAAGCCTAATAACCAAACTCAGCGCAACAACCGTCGGTTTATGCGTTGTCGCACTGCTGTTTATTTTCAGAGTTGTTGACTGGAAATCAGTTCTCCGTGACTATGCAGCGTGGGATACAGTTATATGGTTCGGAGCAATTATCAGCCTGGCAACAGGTCTTTCAGATCTCGGATTCATATCATGGATGACGAACTACTTCGGACACATATTCTCAGGCTGGTCATGGATTTGGACATTCATAGCTCTGGGTCTGATTTATATCTATATTCACTATTTCTTCGCAACAGCCAGCGGACACGTCGCCGCTATGTACCCCATGTTCCTCGCCACAGCAATAACAGCGGGTGCGCCGTCTGTAATGGTGGCTATATGTTTCGGTATCTTCGGTAACCTGATGTGGGGTCTTACAGAATACGGCGGAGGACCCGGTCCTATCTATTTTGCTCAAGGGTATTATGAGCGTCCGAGGTTCTATAAACTGAATTTCGCCGTTGTAAGCATTAATGTTCTTATCACTTTCACAGTCGGTCTTGCATGGTGGAAGGTTATCGGACTCTGGTAGCCGCTGTCATGTATTGAGTTCATCTGACATTGCATTCATCTGACGTAAGGTGATATATCTGAAGAGCAGACTCCCTGACGGGGGTCTGCTCACTTATTTTCAAGGAGTATGAAATGTACAACTGCTCAAACTGTAAATCAAATGTGTGCTATCAGGGAAAAGACTGCGCAAAAGGGTATGACTTCAGTTATGCTGCCGCAAAGGCACGTAATATATACGAACAGGAGGAGGATAATAAAATCCTCACTGTTGCAGGGAGAATTGAAGTTGAACATTATATGAAATACACCCGTCTGGAAGAGATAATGGAGTTCTGCCGCCTGATGGAATACAGAAAAATAGGCATAGCATCATGTGTGGGGCTCTCTGCGGAAGCAGATATTCTGACAAAGATTCTGTCGAAGGAATTTGAGGTACACTCCGTGTGCTGCAAAAGCGGAGGAATAAATAAGGACGACTACGGCATTCCCCATCTGAAAAAGGAAAGATATGAGGCAACCTGCAATCCTGCCGGGCAGGCGGAAGCGCTCAACAGTATAGGCACGGATATTAATCTTATAGTCGGTTTATGCGTGGGGCACGACATTTTATTTTCCAAATACTCCAAGGCTCCCTGTACGACCTTTATTGTGAAGGACAGGGTGCTGGCGCATAATCCGGCTGCCGCCATATATTCAAACTATTACAAACGTAAGCTGCTGTAAAAAAAGCTTATTCAAAAACCACGCTTTTGTAAGGCTTAAGCTCCTCTATCTGCTTGTGAATGGCGGGTTCATCCACCCATTTGTGGGCACGCTCAAGGAGGTACTTTGCCTGTCCGGCGAGCTTTTCCCTCTGGTTCGTGTCATCATTGGCTTTTTCCAGCATAACTATAGACTGTCTGCACAGGCAGGAGACCATGTAGCGGATCTGCTTTGCCTTGTCCACCTTGAGAGCAAAGCGGATTATCACCGCTGCGAGAAAGAGATGAGCCGCCCAGATGAACACATTGAAAGGCAGGGTGACCAGATAGACAGTGATAACAAGCAGAATGGACATGACTATTGCCACTGTCAGTCCGGGAACCCCGACAAAAAAAACGGGAACGTTCCTGCCCTGTACGCTTTTGTAATATTTAAAAGGCCTGAATGAGCTTCCTTTGCTCACAGTGTCTGATGCTTTGCACAGGTTTTCCAGTTCAGCGACTATATTGATTTTTTCCATCCGTTCATTACCTCCGCTTTCAGGCATGATAAATGAATACTGATTTTTCGCAAAGGGGAAAATGCCTTTGCCCTCTGCGTTTGTTTGTGTAATATAACATCATGAAACTGTTGGAACTGAAAGACACAACCAAAATCTACACAGCCTTTGAAGGGCTTTTCGCAGGCTCAGGCACAAGCTTCAAAGCGGCAGACGGCATAAGCCTCACCCTTGAGCACGGAAAAACCCTCGGAATAGTGGGTGAATCTGGCAGCGGGAAGACAACCACTGCAAAAATCATCTGTGATATAATCCGCCCGGACTCCGGGGAAGTTTTGTATAAGAGCGAAAACATCCGCACACTTGGCAGAAAGTACGGGGAATACAGAAAAAACGTACAGATGATTTTTCAGGACCCGTACACCAGCCTGAACCCGAAACTGACCGTATTCTCCGCTATGTATGACGGAATAGCTGCGCACTCCCCCCTCTCCAAGGCGGAGATAAGAGCAAAATGCGAAGCCCTCATGGAGATGGTCGGCCTTGAGAAGGAGCATCTGGACAGGTTTCCCCATGAGTTTTCCGGCGGGCAGAGGCAAAGGGTGGCAATAGCCCGTGCTCTCAGCCTTGAGCCTGAAATTATTGTGGCTGACGAACCGGTGAGCTCGCTGGATGTTTCTGTTCAGGCGCAGATACTGAACCTGTTGAAAAAATTGACAAAAGAAAATAATATAACTCTTGTCCTCATTTCCCATGACCTTGCCGTGGTATCATTTCTTTGTGATGAAGTCATTGTGATGAATAAGGGAAAAATTGTGGAAAGAGGAACAGCGGAAGAAGTGATCCGCAGACCGAAGGAAGAATATACCAAAAAGCTTCTTGAAGCCTGCGTTTACCGCTGATTAATGAGAGGTGGGCAATGCTCAGGGTTTTCAATACATTAAAGAAAGAAAAGGAAGATTTTCATCCTATTAACGATAAAAAAGTCGGTATGTATGTGTGCGGGGTCACTGTTTATGATCTCTGCCACATAGGCCACGCCAGAAGCGCAGTGGTTTTTGATGTCATACGCCGTTACTTTGCCTTCAGCGGCTATGATGTCACCTTCGTGAAAAACTTTACAGATATAGATGACAAAATCATAAAAAGAAGCAACGAATCCGGCACGGACTGGCGCGAGCTCACCAAAACATACATGGAAGCCCATGACGCTGATATGGATTCCCTCAATGTTAAAAGGCCGGATCAGGCGCCGAAGGCCACTGACTTCATCCCCGAAATGATCGCCATGTGCGAAAACCTCATAGCCAAAGGGCACGCATACGTTTCAGACGGCGATGTATACTACAGGGTAGAAAGCTTCAGCGAATACGGCAAGCTCTCCCACCGCCATCTTGATGAAATGATGGCCGGTGCGCGGGTCGAGGTGAATGAGCGCAAGGAAAACCCTTACGATTTCGTACTCTGGAAAAGCTCCAAACCGAACGAACCTTCATGGGAAAGCCCGTGGGGACCCGGCAGACCGGGCTGGCACATTGAGTGCAGCGTCATGAGTGAGAAAATCCTCGGCCTCCCCTTTGACATACACGGCGGCGGCAAAGACCTTGTTTTCCCCCACCATGAGAATGAAATAGCCCAGTCTGAGGCGGCCTGCGGATGCGAATTTGCCCGTTACTGGATGCACAACGGATTTGTGAACATCAACGAGGAAAAGATGTCCAAATCCCTCGGAAACTTCTTCACTATCAGAGATGTCACGGCTAAGTTTGACCCTGAGATTATCCGTTTCTTTCTCCTCACCACACATTACAGAAGCGCTCTGGATTTCAGCGATGAGAAACTGAAAGATGCGGAAAGCTCGCTGGACAGAATATACACCATGCTTGATGAGCTTAACGGATTTACAGCCGGGAAAAAGGGTGTAAATGCAGTAAACGCTGCCGAAACCGTGGCGGCTGAGTTTACCGCCGAGTTTGACCGGGCAATGAATGATGACTTCAACACGCCCGTAGCCCTTGCCGCCATATTTGAGGCTGTGCGCAAAATAAACAAGATTCTCGCAGATAAACCGGACATGGATTCGCTGGAGGCTCTCCGCAAAGCTGCGGAAAAAGTTTTCGGCGCTGTTCAGGAAGTGCTCGGCGTTATAGTTAAAACACCCGAAGAGTGGTTCAAGGCTAACCTTGAAATACCCCTCAGTGAGCTTGAAATATTTATCGAGGAAAGGCAGATCGCAAGAAAAAACAAGAACTTTGAACGTGCGGATGAGATACGTAATCTTCTGTCGGCAAAAGGGATAGAGCTTCTTGATACTCCGGCGGGAACAAAATTCAGAGCAAAAAAGATAAGGGATTAGAAAATGAAAAGCAGGCCTTGCGGCCTGCTATTCCATAATATAACCTACAGGGGAAATATGCGGTTTTACCCGCGGGAAAGTTCAGTTTATAAAGCTAAGATAGATCACTTCTATAATAGTTCAATCAGAATTTTAATATTTTTTTTATTTCTCATCACAGTTTTTTACCTTATATTTAATTAATCTCTATTATCAATAGCTTATCCTCTGTAATAAATATTACATCCATATTGAAAATTCTGAACGGAAATGCGGACTTTTTTATACCGCATCAGCAGGGTTGCCCCGAAAGGGTTATTGTTATAAGATTTTATTTCCGGAGGAATCATGGAAAACTATTTCAGAAGATACAAAAGACAGATGATAATTGAAAATTTCGGTGAGGAAGCACAGCTCAGACTGAAAAACGCCTGTGTATTCATAGGCGGCATAGGCGGTCTGGGCGGAACAGCCGCAGCTTACCTTGCCATGGCGGGAATAGGGAAACTGGTCATAGCGCACTCCGGAAACCTTACAGAAACAAATATGAACCGCCAGATACTCATGGACTGCGCCCGCATAGGCGAACCGAGGGTGGACATAGCTGCGGAGGCCTTCCGGAAGCTTAATCCCGACATGGAGACAGAGATGCACAATGTGCGCCTTCTCCCGGAGAATACTGCCGGGCTTATCAAAGGCTGTCAGGCGGCGGTGTCCGCCAGACCGACTTTCTATGAGCGCAAAAACCTCAACAGGGCATGTGTGCAGCAGAATATACCCATGATAGAAGCCGCGATGGACGGAATGACCGGCTACCTTTTCACCGTAAACCCCGGAAAGACCGCCTGTCTGGACTGCATGGTGGAAAAAGATGTGGACGACTGGCAGGAATTCGGCTTCGGTGTTCTCGGCGCAGTTTCGGGAACCATAGGCTGCCTTGCGGCAATTGAAGCTATCAAGCTGATAACCGGCTTCGGAGAGCCTCTGGGCAGCAGAATGTTCTATATGGACATGACAGACAACAGAACAAGGCATGTGGAACTGAAACGCAATCCCGAATGCAGAACCTGCGGCAGCAGAACCTAGAAAAAGTCTATTGAGGAGTGGTCGTTCTCGTGAGCCATTATGTCAATGATTTCAGCGGATGAGCGCCCTGCTTCGAAATCAGGATCGGAATACATAGATTGAGGTATCTTCCGTTTCAGATTGTCAAAGCTTCTTTCGAACAGCCTGTTGATGTCTGCAAAGGATCGGTTTATCTTCGCAAGTCCGCCGTTTAAATGCTGCATAAATTCATCACCGGAGAATTTTCCCCTGAAATGCTCAAGCTCTCCGTCAAGTTCACCCGACTTTTTAAGCAGGTTGTCTATATGGTCATCCGAGTGGAGTTCCCGCAGACGGCTGATATTGATATTTGCATCCCTAAGAACACTGACAAAGCCGTTTTTAAGCTCGCCCCAGAGCTTGAGACTTACGGAAAGCTTATCCACCAGACTCATGAGTATGCGCTCAGTCTCGCTCATTGAAACCACAACGCTCTCAAGGCTTGTATCACCGATTCTGGCCACCTCAACGGCTGTTATAACCACAAGGTTGCGGAATGATTTGCCGAATTTTCTCAGCGTCAGGATTCCGTTCTCGGCGTT
The genomic region above belongs to Geovibrio ferrireducens and contains:
- a CDS encoding HesA/MoeB/ThiF family protein: MENYFRRYKRQMIIENFGEEAQLRLKNACVFIGGIGGLGGTAAAYLAMAGIGKLVIAHSGNLTETNMNRQILMDCARIGEPRVDIAAEAFRKLNPDMETEMHNVRLLPENTAGLIKGCQAAVSARPTFYERKNLNRACVQQNIPMIEAAMDGMTGYLFTVNPGKTACLDCMVEKDVDDWQEFGFGVLGAVSGTIGCLAAIEAIKLITGFGEPLGSRMFYMDMTDNRTRHVELKRNPECRTCGSRT
- a CDS encoding DASS family sodium-coupled anion symporter, producing MSGKLKSSLSAAVPLAVLAVLWLIPAPEGLTAQAWHMFAIFIAVIIAILTQPLPSGAIMLIGLCVAIVTTTLSQAKALAGFASGTVWLIFSAYVLSLGFVETGLGRRIAYKMLSMFGGSSLGIAYALGIADLFIAPATPSVTARSGGVILPIAKSINDALDSKPGPTGKKIGDFLILSCFQITPVTGAIFMTGMAANPLATSLAEKTLGIEITWAGWAAAAIVPMLLCFAVTPYVIYKLVNPEMKHTPEGKEMGKKSLTSLGSMSRKEVALTIIFLLALLGWATSLITKLSATTVGLCVVALLFIFRVVDWKSVLRDYAAWDTVIWFGAIISLATGLSDLGFISWMTNYFGHIFSGWSWIWTFIALGLIYIYIHYFFATASGHVAAMYPMFLATAITAGAPSVMVAICFGIFGNLMWGLTEYGGGPGPIYFAQGYYERPRFYKLNFAVVSINVLITFTVGLAWWKVIGLW
- the cysS gene encoding cysteine--tRNA ligase: MLRVFNTLKKEKEDFHPINDKKVGMYVCGVTVYDLCHIGHARSAVVFDVIRRYFAFSGYDVTFVKNFTDIDDKIIKRSNESGTDWRELTKTYMEAHDADMDSLNVKRPDQAPKATDFIPEMIAMCENLIAKGHAYVSDGDVYYRVESFSEYGKLSHRHLDEMMAGARVEVNERKENPYDFVLWKSSKPNEPSWESPWGPGRPGWHIECSVMSEKILGLPFDIHGGGKDLVFPHHENEIAQSEAACGCEFARYWMHNGFVNINEEKMSKSLGNFFTIRDVTAKFDPEIIRFFLLTTHYRSALDFSDEKLKDAESSLDRIYTMLDELNGFTAGKKGVNAVNAAETVAAEFTAEFDRAMNDDFNTPVALAAIFEAVRKINKILADKPDMDSLEALRKAAEKVFGAVQEVLGVIVKTPEEWFKANLEIPLSELEIFIEERQIARKNKNFERADEIRNLLSAKGIELLDTPAGTKFRAKKIRD
- a CDS encoding DUF1847 domain-containing protein is translated as MYNCSNCKSNVCYQGKDCAKGYDFSYAAAKARNIYEQEEDNKILTVAGRIEVEHYMKYTRLEEIMEFCRLMEYRKIGIASCVGLSAEADILTKILSKEFEVHSVCCKSGGINKDDYGIPHLKKERYEATCNPAGQAEALNSIGTDINLIVGLCVGHDILFSKYSKAPCTTFIVKDRVLAHNPAAAIYSNYYKRKLL
- a CDS encoding ABC transporter ATP-binding protein translates to MKLLELKDTTKIYTAFEGLFAGSGTSFKAADGISLTLEHGKTLGIVGESGSGKTTTAKIICDIIRPDSGEVLYKSENIRTLGRKYGEYRKNVQMIFQDPYTSLNPKLTVFSAMYDGIAAHSPLSKAEIRAKCEALMEMVGLEKEHLDRFPHEFSGGQRQRVAIARALSLEPEIIVADEPVSSLDVSVQAQILNLLKKLTKENNITLVLISHDLAVVSFLCDEVIVMNKGKIVERGTAEEVIRRPKEEYTKKLLEACVYR